One Brassica napus cultivar Da-Ae chromosome A1, Da-Ae, whole genome shotgun sequence genomic region harbors:
- the BNAA01G22110D gene encoding uncharacterized protein BNAA01G22110D — translation MFGFHMLYKQRSVCVVDLTLYAVPRKTLSLLFLFSFTSSLILYSVFFCFLSIITNFFFEEEMGNCQAVDAAALVLQHPDGKIDRYYGPVSVAEIMRMHPGHYVSLIIPLPEADIPAKTRAEEEDGKSQKRVVKFTRVKLLRPTENLVLGHAYRLITSQEVMKVIRAKKYAKTKKHHNETTREKKKPSLEKKVDEVSDKHQNLETNDEKQRAVLTSSGSSKSKTWRPSLQSISETTS, via the exons ATGTTTGGGTTTCACATGCTTTATAAGCAAAGATCTGTGTGTGTGGTGGACCTAACCCTTTACGCTGTCCCGAGAAAGacactctctcttctcttcctcttttcTTTTACAAGCTCTCTCATTCTCTACTctgtctttttttgttttctctcaatcataacaaattttttttttgaggaagAGATGGGAAACTGTCAGGCGGTTGATGCGGCGGCGTTAGTTCTACAACATCCCGACGGCAAAATCGATAGATATTACGGTCCTGTCTCAGTCGCCGAAATCATGCGTATGCATCCTGGTCACTACGTTTCTCTTATTATTCCTTTGCCTGAGGCAGACATTCCGGCAAAGACGAGGGCGGAGGAAGAAGATGGTAAGAGTCAGAAAAGGGTCGTGAAGTTCACGCGCGTGAAACTTCTCCGACCAACAGAGAATCTCGTACTTGGTCATGCTTACCGTCTCATCACTTCAcaag AGGTTATGAAAGTTATAAGAGCGAAGAAGTATGCGAAGACAAAGAAGCATCATAATGAAACGACTAGAGAGAAGAAAAAGCCATCGCTGGAGAAGAAGGTTGATGAAGTATCTGACAAGCATCAGAATCTG GAAACAAATGATGAGAAGCAACGTGCAGTGTTAACGAGTTCAGGTTCGTCGAAATCAAAAACATGGAGGCCATCATTGCAGAGCATCTCTGAAACTACAAGCTGa
- the LOC106450154 gene encoding nucleobase-ascorbate transporter 7 yields MAGGGEGGGAALPPKQDELQPHPVKDQLTSVSYCATSPPPWPEAILLGFQHYLVMLGTTVLIPTSLVPQMGGGNEEKAKMIQTLLFVSGLNTLLQSFFGTRLPAVIGASYSYVPTTLSIILAARYNDILDPQEKFERIMRGIQGALIVASLLQIVVGFSGLWRNVVRLLSPLSAVPLVALAGFGLYELGFPLLAKCIEIGLPEIILLLIFSQYIPHLMRGERDVFHRFAVISSVIIVWIYAHFLTIGGAYKHAGTNTQTSCRTDRSGIISAAPWIRVPYPFQWGAPTFHAGEAFAMMAISFVSLVESTGTYIAVSRFASATPPPPSVLSRGIGWQGVGVLLCGLFGAGNGASVSVENAGLLALTRVGSRRVVQISAGFMIFFSILGKFGAVFASIPAPIFAALYCLFFAYVGAGGLSLLQFCNLNSFRTKFILGFSVFMGLSIPQYFNEYTAINKYGPVHTKARWFNDMINAPFSSEAFVAGMLAFFLDVTLSSKDSATRKDRGVFWWDRFMSFKSDTRSEEFYSLPFNLNKYFPSL; encoded by the exons ATGGCCGGTGGTGGTGAAGGAGGAGGAGCAGCGCTGCCCCCAAAACAGGATGAGCTTCAACCACATCCGGTGAAAGATCAACTTACTTCCGTCTCTTATTGCGCCACCAGTCCTCCTCCATGGC CTGAGGCAATACTTTTGGGGTTTCAGCATTACTTGGTGATGCTTGGAACAACGGTACTCATCCCAACATCTTTAGTTCCACAAATGGGTGGAGGAAAC GAGGAGAAGGCAAAGATGATTCAGACATTACTATTTGTTTCTGGACTCAACACTTTATTACAAAGCTTCTTTGGAACTCGTCTTCCTGCCGTTATTGGAGCCTCTTACTCTTATGTACCAACCACGCTTTCGATCATCTTGGCTGCTCGGTACAACGACATTTTGGATCCTCAAGAG AAGTTTGAGAGGATCATGCGTGGAATACAAGGTGCTCTTATCGTTGCCTCGCTTCTTCAGATCGTTGTTGGCTTCAGCGGCCTCTGGCGCAATGTAGTTAG GCTCTTGAGTCCTCTCTCTGCAGTTCCTCTGGTTGCACTCGCAGGTTTTGGACTTTATGAACTCGGTTTCCCTCTG CTAGCTAAATGCATTGAGATTGGATTGCCTGAGATTATCCTTCTACTCATATTCTCTCAG TACATTCCTCATCTCATGCGAGGAGAAAGAGATGTTTTCCATCGATTTGCTGTGATTTCTTCTGTGATTATTGTCTGGATTTACGCGCATTTTCTCACCATTGGTGGGGCCTATAAGCACGCAGGAACCAACACTCAGACAAGCTGCAGAACAGATCGATCGGGCATCATAAGCGCCGCCCCATG GATAAGAGTGCCTTATCCTTTCCAATGGGGAGCTCCAACATTTCATGCTGGTGAAGCTTTTGCTATGATGGCTATTTCATTTGTTTCACTTGTTGAG TCCACAGGGACTTACATTGCTGTATCAAGGTTTGCAAGCGCAACTCCTCCCCCACCGTCTGTTCTCAGCCGCGGAATCGGTTGGCAG GGTGTTGGAGTTCTTCTCTGTGGATTATTTGGAGCAGGAAATGGAGCATCTGTATCAGT AGAAAATGCTGGTTTGTTAGCGCTAACACGCGTTGGTAGCAGAAGGGTAGTTCAAATTTCAGCTGgtttcatgatttttttctcCATTCTTGGAAAATTTGGAGCCGTCTTTGCTTCTATTCCAGCTCCTATATTTGCAGCATTGTATTGCCTGTTCTTTGCATATGTTG GTGCTGGTGGTCTAAGCTTACTTCAGTTCTGCAATCTAAATAGCTTCAGAACAAAATTCATTCTTGGTTTCTCGGTTTTCATGGGATTATCAATACCACAATACTTCAACGAGTATACAGCTATTAACAAGTATGGACCAGTTCATACAAAAGCCAGATGG TTCAATGATATGATCAATGCTCCATTCTCTTCTGAAGCATTTGTTGCCGGGATGTTAGCATTCTTTCTTGATGTAACATTGTCATCTAAAGATAGTGCCACGAGGAAAGACCGAGGGGTGTTTTGGTGGGATCGTTTCATGTCGTTTAAATCcgatactaggagtgaagagtTTTACTCTTTGCCTTTCAATCTTAACAAATATTTTCCTTCTTTGTGA